Proteins co-encoded in one Metabacillus sp. KUDC1714 genomic window:
- the corA gene encoding magnesium/cobalt transporter CorA, with the protein MIRTLAITADNKVVYDLPLKSLKNQQIQWFWVDFHEPSNEEVKLLSNYFHFHPLAIEDCIEYVQRPKMDFYDHYLFIVVHSINQKTIEADEVDLFVSDNYVVTFHKKPIRDINNIWFRVKKEKTLQNNAMQIMYHIIDHLVDDYFPPVYKLEDLINQIEDNTSDRTISELMEQVFDIRSELNKLRRTIIPMRDLLYRIISSSRLNTLKEKQVYFHDIYDHLLKLVEMIDANRELSADIRDSYLSISSDRMNRVMMTLTVMSSIFLPLTFIAGVYGMNFDYMPELAGKYSYFIVLGIMLAISVAMIWFFYRMGWFRFHKGTKL; encoded by the coding sequence TTGATCCGTACATTAGCAATTACAGCAGACAATAAAGTTGTTTATGATTTACCTCTAAAGTCGCTAAAAAATCAGCAGATTCAGTGGTTTTGGGTAGATTTTCACGAGCCATCAAATGAAGAGGTGAAGCTTCTATCAAATTATTTTCACTTTCATCCGCTAGCTATTGAAGATTGTATAGAATATGTCCAACGACCGAAAATGGATTTTTATGATCATTATCTTTTTATTGTTGTTCATTCCATTAATCAGAAAACAATTGAAGCGGATGAGGTAGATTTATTTGTTTCAGATAATTATGTTGTGACATTTCATAAAAAGCCAATCAGAGATATAAATAACATCTGGTTCCGTGTGAAAAAGGAGAAAACTTTACAAAATAATGCAATGCAAATTATGTATCATATTATCGATCATCTCGTTGATGATTATTTTCCACCTGTCTATAAATTAGAAGATTTAATTAATCAAATTGAAGATAATACAAGTGATCGAACAATTAGTGAATTAATGGAGCAGGTTTTCGACATTCGCTCTGAGCTAAATAAACTAAGAAGAACGATAATTCCTATGCGCGATCTCTTATATCGTATCATTTCATCCTCTAGATTGAATACATTAAAAGAGAAGCAGGTTTATTTTCATGATATTTATGATCATCTATTAAAGCTTGTTGAAATGATTGATGCTAATCGGGAATTATCTGCAGATATTAGAGATAGTTATTTATCTATTAGTTCAGATCGAATGAATCGAGTTATGATGACATTGACAGTGATGTCGTCGATTTTTTTACCTTTAACATTTATTGCAGGTGTCTATGGAATGAATTTCGACTATATGCCCGAATTGGCGGGGAAATATAGTTATTTTATTGTATTGGGTATCATGTTAGCCATTAGTGTAGCAATGATTTGGTTCTTCTACAGAATGGGCTGGTTTCGTTTTCATAAAGGGACAAAATTATAA
- a CDS encoding glycoside hydrolase domain-containing protein, which yields MARKVWGVDSNNPVDQEFYECVKNQFGLPKYWGRYLSEKVNVSSGLTKEEIIFIRSKGIKILPIYNVITEAVGYEEARVAARNAVYHARRLGLPKNIALFASVENFFKVDAAWITGWVETLLRSEYRSGFYHDPLKGDFSQAYCQAVHQNNEVAVQGILWSAEPETGATSERKAPRYNPAKPNCKANVWLWQYGRNSKKCPIDTNLADERVLNYLY from the coding sequence CTGGCACGAAAGGTATGGGGAGTTGACTCGAATAATCCGGTTGATCAAGAATTTTATGAATGTGTGAAGAATCAATTTGGTTTACCTAAATATTGGGGAAGATATTTATCTGAAAAAGTAAATGTTTCGAGTGGGCTAACTAAAGAAGAAATTATTTTTATAAGAAGTAAAGGTATTAAGATATTACCAATTTACAATGTCATCACGGAAGCTGTAGGTTATGAAGAGGCGAGAGTAGCTGCAAGAAATGCAGTTTACCATGCTAGGAGATTAGGACTTCCGAAAAATATTGCATTATTTGCTAGTGTTGAGAATTTTTTTAAAGTAGATGCAGCATGGATCACAGGATGGGTTGAAACGCTTTTACGTTCAGAATATCGTTCAGGTTTTTACCATGATCCTCTAAAAGGAGATTTTTCACAAGCTTATTGTCAGGCTGTCCATCAAAATAATGAAGTTGCTGTTCAAGGAATTCTTTGGAGTGCAGAACCTGAAACTGGAGCCACTTCAGAACGAAAGGCACCTAGGTATAATCCAGCGAAGCCAAACTGTAAAGCAAATGTATGGTTATGGCAATATGGGCGGAATTCAAAAAAATGTCCAATTGACACTAACCTTGCTGATGAAAGAGTATTAAATTATTTGTATTAA
- a CDS encoding GGDEF domain-containing protein: protein MLTIGDISEKVPVVSLTTKSAEVNLLFEVNPDLEGILVVEDDKPAGLVMKSQFYRKISTKYGFDLFMGRPINLVMDTNPLIVEFFDPITLVSSKAMARSQKNLYDYVVVLQNERLHGIVSIKNLLIKLAEIQVNQAMYTNPLSGLPGNVLIEEKMLDYLQNGTKPFSLLYLDLDHFKEYNDTYGFKKGDLLIKEVSNLLSKYVLLNNHEDSFVGHIGGDDFVAILPNHNFEPTCQAIMQEFRNRIKEYYDDNDWKNKYVFTKDRNGHFGNIPLVTLSIAVVTNEYHTYISIDEISKIASDVKKQCKSYDDSCYIHFENKNNNLIEQTNCSCT, encoded by the coding sequence ATGTTAACCATAGGGGATATTTCAGAAAAGGTACCCGTTGTTTCATTAACTACCAAAAGTGCTGAAGTAAACTTACTTTTTGAAGTTAATCCCGATCTTGAAGGAATACTTGTTGTTGAAGATGATAAACCTGCTGGATTGGTTATGAAATCTCAATTTTATCGTAAAATTTCAACAAAATATGGCTTTGATCTCTTTATGGGTAGGCCGATAAATCTAGTCATGGATACAAATCCATTGATCGTTGAATTCTTTGATCCAATCACATTAGTTAGTTCTAAAGCAATGGCCCGAAGCCAAAAGAATCTTTATGATTATGTTGTTGTTTTACAAAATGAACGTTTACATGGAATTGTTAGCATTAAAAACCTACTAATTAAGCTAGCTGAAATCCAAGTAAACCAGGCTATGTACACAAATCCTTTATCTGGACTACCAGGTAATGTTCTTATCGAGGAAAAAATGCTTGATTACTTACAAAATGGAACAAAACCATTTTCTCTCTTATATCTAGATCTTGATCATTTTAAGGAATACAATGACACGTATGGTTTCAAAAAAGGCGATTTACTAATTAAAGAAGTTTCTAATCTACTAAGTAAATATGTTCTGTTAAATAATCATGAGGACTCGTTTGTTGGTCATATCGGAGGAGATGATTTTGTCGCTATTCTACCAAATCATAACTTCGAGCCAACTTGTCAAGCAATCATGCAAGAATTTAGAAATCGAATAAAAGAGTACTATGATGACAATGACTGGAAAAATAAATATGTATTTACCAAAGACCGTAATGGCCATTTTGGGAACATCCCTCTTGTGACCCTTTCTATCGCGGTTGTGACAAACGAATATCACACCTATATTTCAATAGATGAAATTAGTAAGATAGCTTCTGATGTCAAAAAACAATGTAAATCATATGATGACAGTTGCTACATTCATTTTGAAAATAAGAATAATAATTTAATCGAACAAACGAATTGTAGTTGTACATAA
- a CDS encoding alpha/beta-type small acid-soluble spore protein, with protein MARNKLLVPGAENALNSMKQEIANELGVELGADTTARANGSVGGEMTKRLIAMAENQLQNHTH; from the coding sequence ATGGCTAGAAACAAATTATTAGTGCCTGGTGCAGAAAATGCTCTGAATTCCATGAAACAGGAAATTGCGAATGAATTAGGGGTTGAACTGGGTGCCGATACGACAGCTCGTGCAAATGGTTCTGTTGGTGGAGAGATGACAAAGCGATTAATCGCGATGGCCGAAAACCAACTTCAGAATCATACACATTAA
- a CDS encoding NCS2 family permease: MNKFFQLKDNKTTIKNEILAGTVSFFTIVYIVVVNAAILSDAGIPLEAGIIATVLTSFAGCFIMGFYGNTPIILVPGMGVNALFTYTIVLGMGLSWQEGLAVVFVSGLLFTVIAFTKLASIISESIPHSLKEAITVGIGLFLTFIGLQKGGIIILNKETYVSLGDFSDPAVILTLVTLLITIALFARQIPGNFLISILLGTLLAGFCGQLSFESVTHPENAIHAYKYVIAAMSFERIADLTFWTATFSLTMVIVFENIGLVFGQVHMIDRPNTYKRSLRANALSTITSGLFGSSPTVSTVETAAGITAGGRTGLTSVTTGVLFLSSLLFLPFIKVIPDSAIAPILILIGSLMIQNIQHIDLTDFSESFPSFLIIALIPFTYSIVDGMAFGFIIYPFLKVLLNRRKEVKPPLYFIAGLFLLNFILHALH, from the coding sequence TTGAATAAATTTTTTCAACTTAAAGACAACAAAACAACTATTAAAAATGAAATACTTGCAGGAACAGTTTCCTTCTTTACTATTGTTTATATTGTCGTCGTTAATGCTGCAATCTTATCTGATGCAGGTATTCCATTAGAAGCAGGAATAATCGCGACTGTGCTAACCTCGTTTGCAGGATGTTTTATCATGGGGTTCTACGGAAATACTCCAATTATCCTTGTACCAGGTATGGGAGTAAACGCATTATTTACCTATACGATTGTTTTAGGGATGGGGTTATCATGGCAAGAAGGACTAGCTGTTGTTTTTGTATCAGGTTTATTATTTACTGTTATTGCTTTTACAAAGCTAGCATCGATTATTTCAGAATCGATCCCTCATTCCTTAAAAGAGGCCATTACAGTTGGTATTGGTTTATTTCTTACTTTTATAGGCTTGCAAAAGGGTGGAATTATCATTTTAAATAAAGAGACATACGTATCATTAGGTGACTTTAGTGATCCAGCTGTTATATTAACACTAGTTACATTATTAATAACAATTGCGTTATTTGCAAGGCAGATTCCTGGTAATTTCTTAATTAGCATCCTACTTGGTACACTTTTAGCTGGATTTTGTGGTCAACTTTCATTTGAATCTGTAACACATCCAGAAAATGCCATACATGCGTATAAATATGTAATCGCCGCTATGTCTTTCGAACGAATTGCTGATTTAACTTTCTGGACAGCTACATTCTCACTAACAATGGTTATTGTTTTTGAGAATATTGGACTTGTGTTTGGACAGGTTCATATGATTGATCGACCAAACACGTACAAACGTTCATTACGAGCCAATGCATTATCAACTATTACATCTGGTTTATTTGGTTCAAGCCCAACTGTAAGTACTGTTGAAACAGCAGCAGGAATTACTGCAGGAGGTCGCACTGGCTTAACCTCTGTTACAACTGGGGTTTTGTTTTTAAGTTCATTATTATTTTTACCCTTTATTAAAGTAATACCTGATAGCGCGATAGCACCTATATTAATCTTAATTGGGAGCTTGATGATTCAAAATATACAGCATATTGATTTAACTGACTTTAGTGAAAGCTTCCCATCATTTTTAATTATCGCCTTAATTCCATTTACATATAGTATTGTAGATGGAATGGCATTTGGATTTATTATCTATCCATTTTTGAAGGTTTTATTAAATAGAAGGAAAGAAGTAAAACCTCCTCTTTATTTTATTGCAGGGTTATTTTTACTTAACTTCATCTTACATGCTCTTCATTAA
- a CDS encoding aminotransferase A, protein MEHLVNSRVKQIELSGIRKFFNMVADYEDVISLTIGQPDFDTPVHVKNAGIEAIQQNFTTYTHNAGFIQLREAASHFLFKKYGLTYSPENEVIVTVGASQAIDCTFRTLLEEGSEVILPSPVYPGYEPLIKLAGGTPVYVDTTTNQFKLTAELLAPYITEKTRCIVLPYPSNPTGVTLEEDELQEVAELVRDKNIFILSDEIYSELVYGKHHHSIARYLREQTIVINGLSKSHSMTGWRIGLLFAPEAVAKHILKVHQYNVSCATSISQKAAYEALTTGIDDATVMKDAYQERLEYVYTRLVKMGFEVVKPDGAFYLFPSIKKFNQSSFDFALSLVKNAGVALVPGSAFSEYGEGYVRLSYAYAMEQLIEAMDRIENYVKSL, encoded by the coding sequence ATGGAACACTTAGTAAATTCACGTGTTAAACAAATTGAACTCTCAGGGATTAGAAAATTCTTTAATATGGTAGCAGATTATGAAGATGTTATTTCTCTCACGATAGGTCAACCTGACTTTGATACTCCAGTGCATGTTAAAAATGCTGGAATAGAAGCCATTCAACAAAATTTCACTACATACACTCACAATGCTGGTTTTATCCAACTTCGCGAGGCAGCGAGTCATTTCTTATTTAAAAAGTATGGTCTTACATACTCTCCTGAAAATGAAGTAATCGTGACAGTAGGAGCAAGTCAAGCGATCGATTGTACGTTTCGTACATTATTAGAAGAAGGCAGTGAAGTAATATTACCTAGCCCAGTTTATCCTGGTTATGAACCGCTGATTAAGCTTGCTGGAGGGACACCTGTTTATGTGGACACAACAACTAATCAGTTTAAGCTAACGGCTGAGTTACTTGCACCATATATAACTGAAAAAACAAGATGTATCGTGCTCCCATATCCATCAAATCCTACAGGAGTCACGTTGGAGGAGGATGAGTTACAAGAAGTTGCTGAATTAGTCAGAGATAAGAACATATTTATCTTATCAGACGAAATTTATAGTGAGCTTGTATATGGAAAGCACCATCATTCGATTGCTCGCTATTTACGAGAACAAACAATAGTGATAAATGGACTTTCTAAATCACATAGTATGACTGGATGGCGTATAGGTTTATTATTTGCCCCTGAAGCTGTTGCCAAGCACATATTAAAGGTCCATCAATATAATGTGTCATGTGCAACCTCTATCTCACAAAAAGCCGCATATGAGGCACTTACTACAGGTATTGATGATGCAACAGTTATGAAGGATGCATATCAAGAACGATTAGAATATGTATATACCCGTTTGGTTAAGATGGGTTTTGAAGTTGTTAAACCAGATGGAGCTTTTTATTTGTTTCCTTCTATAAAGAAATTCAATCAATCTTCCTTCGATTTTGCACTATCACTAGTTAAGAATGCTGGAGTAGCACTAGTTCCTGGTAGTGCGTTTTCTGAATATGGAGAAGGCTATGTTCGGCTTTCTTATGCATATGCTATGGAACAACTAATTGAAGCTATGGACCGGATTGAAAATTATGTGAAAAGTTTATAA